The Anaerosoma tenue genome has a window encoding:
- a CDS encoding nucleotidyl transferase AbiEii/AbiGii toxin family protein: MKYESASCFRMALEERLRTESLATGVALSRLRKTVAFDRLLARLLEQEPDAWVLKGGLALQLRLQDRARTTRDIDLHTRERAETALNLLVSVALLDLGDHFRFEVARPSTVDAPLRCAVRSVLAGRVFESFHVDLGCEEERIGAVSHLLVSSLLEFAGIPPVEFPCFPLGQHLAEKVHALVRPRGGRDNSRVKDLVDIVLIAETASVDPLELRAALIATFEADLSCEMPLHLPEPRRAWESQYRALAKDLGLQASTLEEGAVVARALIDPALRHAVS, translated from the coding sequence ATGAAGTACGAGAGCGCGTCGTGCTTCCGCATGGCGCTCGAAGAACGGCTGCGAACCGAATCGCTTGCCACCGGCGTAGCGCTTTCACGACTGCGGAAGACGGTCGCTTTCGATCGGCTGCTTGCACGGCTGCTCGAGCAGGAGCCGGATGCGTGGGTTCTCAAGGGCGGATTGGCGCTCCAGTTGCGACTTCAGGACCGGGCGCGCACGACCAGGGATATCGACTTGCACACGCGGGAGCGGGCGGAGACCGCACTCAACCTGCTCGTCTCGGTTGCTCTGCTCGATCTTGGCGACCACTTCAGGTTCGAAGTGGCGCGCCCATCCACCGTGGACGCGCCGCTACGGTGCGCCGTGCGTTCCGTGCTTGCCGGCCGAGTGTTCGAGTCCTTCCACGTCGACCTGGGATGTGAGGAGGAACGGATAGGCGCGGTCTCGCATCTTCTGGTGTCGTCGCTTCTTGAGTTCGCTGGCATCCCGCCAGTGGAGTTCCCGTGCTTCCCGCTCGGCCAGCATCTCGCGGAGAAGGTACATGCCCTCGTTCGTCCGCGAGGTGGGCGGGACAACAGCAGGGTCAAGGACCTGGTCGACATCGTCCTGATCGCGGAAACAGCGAGTGTTGATCCACTCGAGTTGCGTGCGGCGCTCATCGCCACATTCGAGGCTGACCTGTCGTGCGAAATGCCACTTCACCTTCCCGAACCGCGGCGTGCATGGGAGTCACAGTATCGAGCGCTGGCGAAGGATCTCGGCCTGCAGGCCTCGACACTTGAGGAGGGCGCTGTGGTCGCGCGGGCGCTCATTGATCCGGCGCTGCGCCACGCGGTGTCGTGA
- a CDS encoding type II toxin-antitoxin system Phd/YefM family antitoxin: MTRVTAAQARRDFSEILNRASYGKERVIVTRHDADVAAVVPIEELRILDAAMAVLKAHPQFSRSIETIQVAREAQAAWGQVQSEVDTLVLSPESYDAVGDLIENPQPTTAALRKLMRDE, encoded by the coding sequence ATGACACGGGTGACCGCCGCGCAGGCGCGGCGCGACTTCTCAGAGATCCTCAACCGCGCCTCCTACGGCAAGGAGCGCGTCATCGTGACGCGCCACGACGCGGACGTGGCCGCGGTCGTGCCTATCGAGGAGCTTCGGATTCTTGATGCCGCGATGGCGGTTCTGAAGGCGCACCCGCAGTTCTCGCGATCCATCGAGACCATCCAGGTCGCCCGCGAGGCCCAGGCCGCGTGGGGGCAGGTGCAGTCGGAGGTCGACACGCTCGTGCTTTCGCCGGAGTCGTACGACGCCGTGGGGGACCTGATCGAGAACCCTCAGCCAACCACAGCCGCTCTGCGCAAACTCATGCGCGACGAGTAG
- a CDS encoding type IV toxin-antitoxin system AbiEi family antitoxin domain-containing protein produces the protein MSKKAIHYAHNGSEGSPSEDALYLTAETRAGYFTTAQAAEAGYSRALLAHHAAAGNLERVDHGIYRLRRYPESPHSDLVVASLRTGDSAAVSHESALVLWDLSDILPGEVHVTVPRTASRRRPGLRLHTGRLEAGEITERDGVRVTTVERTIADVARSGLSDEIVLQAIDEALGRGLTTTSRLREYARKRGGRMRSLLERAQR, from the coding sequence ATGTCAAAGAAAGCGATACATTACGCACACAACGGTTCAGAGGGCTCTCCCAGCGAGGACGCGCTGTACCTCACTGCTGAGACTCGCGCCGGTTACTTCACTACGGCGCAGGCGGCGGAGGCCGGATACTCGCGGGCGCTGCTGGCGCATCACGCGGCCGCCGGGAATCTGGAGCGGGTCGACCACGGCATCTACCGCCTGCGGCGCTACCCCGAATCTCCGCATTCGGATCTCGTGGTCGCCTCCCTGCGCACCGGGGATTCGGCGGCAGTCTCGCACGAGAGTGCGCTCGTGCTGTGGGACCTCTCGGACATCCTGCCCGGCGAGGTGCATGTCACAGTGCCCCGGACCGCCTCGCGGCGTCGACCCGGTCTGAGGCTCCACACCGGCAGGCTCGAGGCAGGCGAGATCACGGAACGTGACGGTGTGAGGGTCACGACTGTGGAGCGCACGATCGCAGACGTTGCTCGCAGCGGACTCTCCGACGAGATCGTCCTGCAGGCTATCGACGAGGCCCTCGGCCGTGGGCTTACTACAACGTCACGACTCCGTGAGTACGCTCGTAAGCGTGGCGGACGAATGCGGTCTCTGCTGGAACGCGCGCAGCGATGA
- a CDS encoding vWA domain-containing protein, with amino-acid sequence MVSNATPRRQEERSILINFVLDKSGSMSSIREATISGFDEFLGDQQREGGDARMTLTLFDTRFETVASAVPVRHVAPLNHETYHPDGMTALYDAIAHTMSITDDYVAQHHPDQVLFVIMTDGQENSSREFDQRAVFRMISDRREDKGYEFIYLGANQDSYAASQRIGIAPDRAMNWEATPEQASATMLRMSRNVRGYRRAGTALLANETFFTPEFEAVGAMEYEEYKQRQKAGEGKRGKKA; translated from the coding sequence ATGGTCAGCAACGCGACACCGAGGCGCCAGGAGGAGCGGAGCATCCTCATCAACTTCGTGCTCGACAAGAGCGGGTCGATGAGCTCGATCCGGGAGGCCACCATCTCGGGCTTCGACGAGTTCCTCGGCGATCAGCAGCGCGAGGGCGGCGACGCACGCATGACGCTCACGCTGTTCGACACGCGGTTCGAGACGGTCGCATCGGCGGTGCCGGTGCGGCACGTGGCCCCGCTCAACCATGAGACGTATCACCCAGACGGCATGACCGCGCTCTACGACGCGATCGCGCACACCATGAGCATCACCGACGACTACGTGGCGCAGCATCACCCCGACCAGGTCCTCTTCGTGATCATGACCGACGGCCAGGAGAACTCCAGCCGTGAGTTCGACCAGCGTGCGGTCTTCCGTATGATCAGCGATCGCCGCGAGGACAAGGGATACGAGTTCATCTACCTCGGCGCCAACCAGGACTCCTACGCGGCGAGCCAGCGGATCGGCATCGCACCCGATCGTGCCATGAACTGGGAGGCCACGCCCGAGCAGGCGTCGGCCACGATGCTGCGGATGTCGCGCAATGTACGCGGCTACCGGCGGGCTGGTACGGCGCTGCTGGCGAACGAAACGTTCTTCACGCCTGAGTTCGAGGCCGTCGGCGCGATGGAGTACGAGGAGTACAAGCAGCGCCAGAAAGCCGGTGAGGGCAAGCGCGGGAAGAAGGCGTAG
- a CDS encoding ORF6N domain-containing protein, with protein MFELTPEEWTALRSAASTTDGWGGRRTPPLAFTEQGIAMLSSVLRSPNAVAVNVQIMRAFVRLREILAENADLARRLDDMELRYDEQFRVIIQAIQALTAPPLKPRNPVGFRP; from the coding sequence ATGTTCGAGCTGACACCGGAGGAGTGGACGGCCCTCAGGAGCGCGGCATCGACCACCGATGGCTGGGGCGGGCGCCGAACACCGCCGCTCGCCTTCACAGAACAGGGCATCGCCATGCTCTCCAGCGTGCTGCGTAGCCCCAATGCGGTTGCGGTGAACGTGCAGATCATGCGTGCGTTCGTGCGGCTCCGCGAAATCCTCGCGGAGAACGCTGATCTGGCACGTCGGCTCGACGACATGGAATTGCGCTACGACGAGCAGTTCAGAGTCATCATCCAAGCAATCCAAGCCCTGACAGCGCCGCCGCTGAAGCCGCGGAATCCGGTGGGGTTCAGGCCGTAA
- a CDS encoding DUF2357 domain-containing protein, which produces MRILAGKSSDQECLPSESGRIILDCWSEYVIEADSKPTVPEGCLKRELPGDDIWRGLVNFGDYIGLLWLGDQLVEVRSSKLDSGGFESLLLQITDRVSNLPFDINSPSFVPFAREALDERDRLYHALVYLRWAMWFARPSLEESWALVAADPHRTLIREERRVTPWDARSVTPRTLERIASHPESWAHLPAGSPLATTALGSQLTDLRGRTYFPTEVVEVTAETCIDNPENRFAKYFVDLALELAERARAVLLATEGIDRRLLKDADELVGQLRAMEGADFLRDVGQMQRFPVHSQVLQKRAGYRELLLHHQALVLASRYPVAAEDLRRIIETKSASLLYEYWCFFELAEQLASLLGRPTEALVSGDDLHSFLAEGIKAVFPRGIELHYNRSFSRSNSTWRSYSVPLRPDIVLKVGDTLHLFDAKFRVDRWDVPTELDSQELDKLEADDRAGVASKGWWKNADIHKMHAYKDALGSEGARVATVWVLYPGTEERFYEVAPGALEGVGAIPLEPTGDRAELRRLLERIL; this is translated from the coding sequence ATGCGCATCCTCGCCGGAAAGAGCTCCGATCAGGAGTGCCTCCCCTCCGAGAGTGGCCGCATCATCCTCGACTGCTGGAGCGAGTATGTGATCGAGGCGGACAGCAAGCCGACGGTGCCGGAGGGCTGTCTCAAGCGCGAGCTCCCAGGCGATGACATCTGGCGTGGGCTGGTCAACTTCGGTGACTACATCGGTCTACTCTGGCTCGGCGATCAGCTGGTCGAGGTCCGCTCGTCCAAGCTCGATTCCGGTGGATTCGAGTCCCTGCTGCTGCAAATCACCGACCGAGTGTCGAACTTGCCGTTCGATATCAACTCGCCGTCATTCGTCCCGTTCGCCCGCGAGGCGCTTGATGAGCGTGATCGCCTGTATCACGCGCTCGTTTACCTCCGTTGGGCGATGTGGTTCGCGCGGCCATCGCTCGAGGAGTCATGGGCGCTGGTGGCTGCGGACCCGCACCGGACGCTCATCCGCGAAGAGCGGCGCGTGACGCCGTGGGATGCTCGTAGCGTGACGCCCAGGACGCTCGAGCGGATCGCCTCGCACCCCGAGTCCTGGGCACATCTGCCCGCCGGGTCACCGCTCGCAACCACCGCTCTCGGCTCGCAGCTCACCGACTTGCGAGGACGCACATACTTCCCCACGGAGGTCGTCGAAGTCACCGCCGAGACCTGCATCGACAACCCCGAGAATCGATTCGCGAAGTACTTCGTCGACCTCGCGCTTGAGTTAGCGGAGCGTGCGCGTGCGGTGCTCCTGGCTACTGAGGGCATCGACCGGCGGCTGCTGAAAGATGCCGACGAGCTTGTTGGCCAGCTGCGCGCGATGGAAGGCGCGGACTTCCTGCGTGATGTCGGTCAGATGCAGCGCTTCCCGGTCCACTCGCAAGTGCTGCAGAAGCGAGCAGGCTATCGCGAGTTGCTGTTGCATCACCAGGCACTTGTGCTTGCCTCGCGGTACCCCGTGGCAGCAGAGGACCTGCGCCGCATCATCGAGACCAAGAGCGCGAGCCTGCTGTACGAGTACTGGTGCTTCTTCGAGCTCGCGGAGCAGTTGGCCTCACTGCTCGGACGCCCGACCGAGGCGCTTGTCTCCGGTGATGATCTGCACTCGTTTCTCGCTGAGGGCATCAAGGCCGTGTTCCCGCGTGGCATTGAGCTCCACTACAACCGTTCGTTCTCCCGGTCGAACAGCACGTGGCGCTCGTACTCAGTGCCGCTCCGTCCAGACATCGTGCTCAAGGTGGGCGACACGCTGCACCTGTTCGATGCAAAGTTCCGGGTCGATCGATGGGATGTGCCGACCGAGCTCGACAGCCAGGAGCTCGACAAGCTCGAGGCCGATGACCGCGCGGGAGTGGCCAGCAAGGGCTGGTGGAAGAACGCGGACATCCACAAGATGCATGCGTACAAGGACGCCCTCGGCAGCGAGGGTGCGCGGGTCGCGACGGTGTGGGTTCTGTACCCGGGGACTGAGGAGCGGTTCTACGAGGTTGCACCCGGAGCGCTGGAGGGCGTGGGCGCGATTCCGCTGGAGCCGACGGGCGATAGGGCAGAGCTGAGGCGGCTGCTCGAGCGGATTCTCTGA
- a CDS encoding helix-turn-helix domain-containing protein, which produces MGPYGAAKRMRGLVMSELEFGRKLRALRHERSETLEDVSAATGLSVAMLSRVERGQRLPSPESVEALARHFGLPTEELMRETIASRIVNSYGREWTGTVAEEAPAGPVLANRLGSYGDILPNRAVAAPSVASSANRAPEVHRMEFADSLQPRSADVRTTPSRRAGTVFSARPVEELFEGDAARDSLVDAARVAEVALESAMRAVRRAQASGDPRQVEEAGRVLQRLRGKIG; this is translated from the coding sequence ATGGGACCGTACGGAGCAGCGAAACGGATGCGGGGGTTGGTGATGAGCGAACTCGAGTTCGGCCGGAAGCTTCGCGCGCTCAGGCACGAACGCAGCGAGACGCTCGAGGACGTGTCTGCGGCCACGGGGCTCTCCGTGGCAATGCTCTCGCGCGTGGAGCGCGGCCAGCGGCTCCCCTCCCCCGAGAGCGTGGAGGCGCTGGCGCGGCACTTCGGTCTGCCCACCGAAGAGCTCATGCGCGAGACGATCGCGAGCAGGATCGTGAACAGTTACGGGCGTGAGTGGACGGGGACTGTAGCCGAGGAGGCGCCGGCCGGGCCGGTCCTCGCCAACAGGCTGGGGTCCTACGGGGACATCCTGCCGAATCGTGCGGTCGCAGCGCCGAGTGTTGCGAGTTCTGCGAACCGGGCGCCGGAGGTTCATCGCATGGAGTTCGCAGATTCGCTACAGCCCAGGTCAGCGGATGTGCGAACCACACCATCGAGACGCGCCGGGACCGTGTTCAGCGCGCGGCCCGTGGAGGAGTTGTTCGAGGGGGACGCCGCGCGCGACTCGCTTGTCGACGCGGCCCGCGTGGCCGAGGTGGCACTCGAGAGTGCGATGCGCGCAGTGCGCCGGGCGCAGGCGAGCGGCGACCCCCGGCAGGTGGAAGAAGCCGGGCGGGTGCTCCAGCGGCTGCGGGGGAAGATCGGCTAA